One Solanum pennellii chromosome 9, SPENNV200 DNA segment encodes these proteins:
- the LOC114074049 gene encoding homeobox-leucine zipper protein HDG11-like, translated as MALIWDILTSENKVIELGRVLTGTVPRNDITIIHMFPYNMHKEMLVLEETSTDEMGAFLVNTPVELQTITSIIIGGDATKVLILPSGIIITHDGQLYSNRDNTANAQNSSVLAVSFQILICGNNNPNSKQQQMEVVASVHAVLGATILKIKEALSCSNL; from the exons ATGGCATTAATC TGGGATATTTTGACCAGTGAAAATAAAGTGATTGAGTTAGGTCGAGTACTAACAGGAACTGTTCCCAGAAACgacattacaattattcatatgttt CCTTATAATATGCATAAGGAAATGTTAGTTCTTGAAGAGACGAGCACTGATGAAATGGGAGCATTTTTAGTCAATACACCCGTAGAGTTACAAACAATCACTTCAATTATCATTGGAGGTGATGCAACAAAAGTTCTGATTTTGCCCTCTGGTATCATCATAACACACGATGGTCAGCTCTACTCGAACAGGGACAACACTGCAAATGCACAAAATAGTTCAGTTTTGGCAGTGTCTTTTCAAATATTGATTTGTGGTAATAATAATCCAAATTCCAAGCAGCAACAAATGGAAGTAGTGGCTTCTGTTCATGCCGTTTTGGGCGccacaattttaaaaatcaaagaagCACTGAGTTGCTCTAATTTGTGA